Proteins encoded within one genomic window of Bradyrhizobium sp. 186:
- a CDS encoding DEAD/DEAH box helicase has translation MSPPLARALAERNYDRPTPVQLAVLTEEAADRDLLVSAQTGSGKTLAYGLAMAKDLLDSAERFERAGAPLALIVAPTRELALQVHRELAWLYEHAEGRVVSCVGGMDPRREQRELAAGAHIVVGTPGRLCDHLRRGRLDISELKVVVLDEADEMLNLGFREDMEFILETTPETRRTLLFSATFPRGIVALAKQYQQQAFRIEVAGDEGGHADIEYRAIRVAPGDVEHAVVNVLRFFESPSALVFCNTRDAVRHLQAALLERGFSVVALSGELTQNERTQALQSLRDGRSRVCVATDVAARGIDLPSLDLVIHADLPNDAEVMQHRSGRTGRAGRKGVSVLLVPPIRRRRAEVLLNLSGIDAVWGTAPQADEIRKLDHERMLKDALFSEETTADDLVLAQALLAERSPEDIAAALARLYRARLPSPEDIIDPGERSGRPRDDRGRNDVRTPRDDVRTSRGDDRPAGPRSKTGKSSPRHGMAESSVWFRANIGRRKNAEARWLLPMICRRGGIDKGDIGAIRIMDTTTEFEISERVAESFAAKIKRPDKEDNIRLEPMANAPQGQVPSEKRPHAPRREAGEADDGARRGDHAHAARGPKPHGKPHGKSGSKFGDGPTFGKKNKHRDKPGQATEWSAKASSGKKAKKKHRG, from the coding sequence ATGAGTCCGCCGCTCGCCCGAGCTTTGGCCGAGCGCAACTACGACCGTCCGACCCCCGTTCAACTCGCCGTGCTCACGGAGGAAGCCGCCGACCGCGACCTTCTGGTTTCGGCCCAAACCGGCTCCGGCAAGACCCTCGCCTACGGGCTAGCCATGGCAAAGGATCTGCTTGATAGCGCCGAGCGGTTCGAGCGCGCCGGCGCGCCGCTCGCGTTGATCGTCGCACCGACCCGCGAGCTTGCCTTGCAGGTCCATCGTGAACTTGCCTGGCTGTATGAACATGCGGAGGGGCGGGTTGTCTCCTGCGTCGGCGGCATGGATCCGCGCCGCGAACAACGCGAGCTTGCCGCGGGCGCCCACATCGTGGTCGGGACGCCCGGCCGGTTGTGCGATCATTTGCGCCGCGGCCGTCTCGACATCTCGGAATTGAAGGTTGTCGTCCTCGACGAGGCCGATGAAATGCTCAATCTCGGTTTCCGCGAGGACATGGAGTTCATCCTCGAGACCACGCCGGAGACGCGCCGCACCTTGCTGTTCTCGGCAACGTTTCCGCGCGGCATCGTGGCGCTGGCCAAGCAATATCAGCAGCAGGCGTTTCGGATCGAGGTCGCGGGTGACGAAGGTGGTCACGCCGACATCGAGTACCGCGCCATCCGGGTCGCTCCCGGCGATGTCGAGCATGCGGTCGTCAACGTCCTGCGTTTTTTCGAGTCGCCGAGCGCGCTGGTGTTTTGCAACACGCGAGATGCCGTCAGGCATTTGCAGGCGGCGTTGCTGGAGCGCGGCTTCTCCGTGGTGGCGCTCTCGGGCGAATTGACCCAGAACGAGCGCACCCAGGCGCTTCAGTCGTTGCGGGATGGACGTTCCCGCGTCTGTGTGGCGACCGATGTGGCCGCGCGCGGCATCGACCTGCCGAGCCTCGACCTCGTCATTCACGCGGACCTGCCGAATGACGCAGAGGTCATGCAGCACCGCTCGGGCCGCACCGGCCGCGCGGGACGAAAGGGCGTCAGCGTCCTGCTGGTGCCGCCCATACGACGGCGGCGCGCGGAGGTGCTGCTGAATCTGTCCGGCATCGACGCCGTCTGGGGGACAGCGCCTCAGGCGGATGAAATCCGCAAGCTCGATCACGAGCGCATGCTGAAGGATGCGCTGTTTAGCGAGGAGACGACCGCCGACGATCTGGTCCTGGCGCAGGCATTGTTGGCCGAGCGATCGCCCGAGGATATCGCCGCGGCGCTCGCGCGGCTTTATCGCGCGCGACTGCCATCGCCTGAAGACATCATCGATCCCGGCGAGCGAAGCGGCCGGCCGCGTGATGATCGCGGCCGCAACGATGTCCGCACGCCGCGCGACGATGTCCGCACTTCGCGCGGCGATGATCGCCCTGCCGGGCCGCGATCGAAGACGGGGAAATCCTCGCCGCGTCACGGCATGGCGGAGTCCAGCGTATGGTTCCGGGCCAACATCGGACGACGAAAGAATGCGGAAGCGCGCTGGCTCTTGCCGATGATTTGCCGTCGTGGAGGCATTGACAAGGGCGACATCGGCGCCATCCGGATCATGGACACCACGACCGAGTTCGAAATTTCCGAGCGGGTCGCGGAATCCTTCGCTGCCAAGATCAAGCGTCCGGACAAGGAAGACAATATCCGCCTTGAGCCGATGGCGAATGCGCCGCAGGGCCAAGTGCCGTCGGAGAAGCGGCCGCACGCGCCTCGGCGCGAAGCCGGCGAGGCCGATGACGGTGCTCGTCGAGGCGATCACGCCCATGCCGCAAGAGGACCGAAGCCGCACGGCAAGCCTCACGGCAAGAGCGGCTCGAAATTCGGTGACGGGCCGACCTTCGGAAAGAAAAACAAACATCGGGACAAGCCCGGTCAAGCAACCGAGTGGTCAGCGAAAGCTTCATCTGGCAAGAAGGCAAAGAAGAAGCATCGCGGCTGA
- a CDS encoding MarR family winged helix-turn-helix transcriptional regulator codes for MRNTKRTPAGDALTDLILDLFRLNSRMLAAGDRLVAELGLTSARWQILGAIVTAERPQPVAWLARDLGANRQNVQRIVNDLHEEGLVAFETNPHHRRAQLVVLTDKGRAAFDAAMRLQGPWISSLSDGLLVKDIKTVHHVITALRRKLEGTDESEEQS; via the coding sequence ATGCGCAACACCAAGCGGACGCCAGCCGGCGATGCCTTGACTGATCTCATTCTCGACCTGTTCCGGCTCAACAGCCGAATGCTTGCCGCCGGAGACAGGCTGGTCGCCGAACTCGGCCTGACCAGTGCCCGCTGGCAGATCCTCGGCGCCATCGTCACTGCCGAACGTCCTCAGCCCGTGGCGTGGCTCGCGCGCGATCTCGGTGCCAATCGCCAGAACGTGCAGCGGATCGTCAACGATCTGCACGAGGAAGGGTTGGTCGCATTCGAGACCAACCCGCATCACCGGCGGGCACAACTTGTCGTTCTGACCGACAAAGGAAGAGCGGCCTTCGACGCTGCCATGCGCTTGCAGGGCCCCTGGATCAGCAGCCTCTCGGACGGGCTGTTGGTCAAGGACATCAAGACAGTCCACCACGTCATAACGGCGTTGCGAAGAAAACTGGAAGGCACCGACGAATCTGAAGAGCAGTCCTGA
- a CDS encoding antibiotic biosynthesis monooxygenase family protein — MPLMRPLDPAFPIDRQIAIDATSIVLVNLFTLDKADEQTFLDAWQVDAAFMKRQAGFISTQLHRAIGESPTYLNCAVWESTADFRAAFTHPEFRAKLSAYPSSAVASPHLFQKVAVPGICVA; from the coding sequence ATGCCGCTCATGCGCCCTCTTGATCCTGCCTTCCCGATCGACCGTCAGATCGCGATCGATGCCACCTCCATCGTGCTGGTGAACCTCTTCACACTCGACAAGGCGGACGAGCAGACCTTCCTCGATGCCTGGCAGGTCGATGCCGCGTTCATGAAACGGCAGGCGGGCTTCATCTCGACCCAGCTTCACCGCGCGATCGGCGAAAGCCCGACTTATCTCAACTGTGCCGTCTGGGAATCGACCGCGGACTTCCGGGCTGCGTTCACGCATCCCGAGTTCAGGGCGAAGCTCTCGGCCTATCCGTCCTCGGCCGTCGCTTCGCCGCACCTGTTCCAGAAGGTCGCGGTGCCGGGTATCTGCGTCGCGTAG
- a CDS encoding VOC family protein, whose translation MMEEQTTEPGQRARSPFSAIRAIDYTVIFVRDMIAMRRFYEDVLAFPLLRELSPNWIEYGVGSNTLALAKPSRTATDAPIPHGSDSLQLAFKVSAAEVDQCAGELVRQGVAPLSPPTNQSFGHRTLFFRDPDGNLLEVYAEI comes from the coding sequence ATGATGGAAGAACAGACAACCGAACCAGGCCAACGCGCGCGCTCGCCCTTCAGCGCCATTCGTGCGATCGACTACACCGTCATTTTCGTCCGCGACATGATCGCGATGCGCCGCTTTTACGAGGATGTCCTTGCCTTTCCGCTGCTGCGCGAGCTTTCGCCAAACTGGATCGAGTACGGCGTGGGCAGCAACACGCTGGCCCTGGCGAAGCCGAGCCGGACCGCCACTGACGCGCCGATCCCGCACGGCAGCGACTCGCTTCAATTGGCCTTCAAGGTGTCCGCGGCCGAAGTCGACCAGTGCGCCGGCGAGCTCGTGCGGCAGGGCGTGGCACCGCTGTCTCCACCGACGAACCAGTCCTTCGGCCACCGAACGTTGTTCTTTCGCGACCCCGACGGCAATCTCCTGGAGGTGTACGCGGAGATCTGA
- a CDS encoding DUF5680 domain-containing protein codes for MSSIPHDLATFLVEAKRRTYAGLDDDATVAAPLLAGSKQLEHRAPPYVYRDIYFGMGFFVGQETVSRDDRVVWSMSYSGGARAEITDRDTFHAIYKFLRQALLAVRAEESYRGPRLFEQADMIYRNEFEGSLDRFHGIETISRQNGALLYELRYGGGLLR; via the coding sequence ATGTCATCCATCCCTCACGATCTTGCGACGTTTCTGGTCGAAGCCAAGCGGCGCACCTATGCAGGGCTTGACGACGACGCCACCGTGGCCGCTCCGCTGCTCGCCGGCTCAAAGCAACTCGAGCATCGTGCTCCGCCCTATGTCTATCGCGACATCTATTTCGGGATGGGATTCTTCGTCGGGCAGGAGACCGTGTCGCGGGATGATCGCGTCGTCTGGTCGATGAGCTACAGCGGTGGCGCCCGCGCGGAGATCACGGATCGAGACACCTTCCACGCGATCTACAAATTCCTGCGCCAGGCGCTGCTGGCCGTCCGTGCCGAGGAGTCCTATCGGGGACCGCGCCTGTTCGAGCAGGCGGACATGATCTACCGCAACGAGTTCGAAGGCTCGCTCGATCGCTTCCACGGCATCGAGACGATCTCGCGGCAGAATGGCGCGTTGCTTTACGAGCTGCGCTATGGTGGCGGCCTGTTGCGATAA
- a CDS encoding zinc-binding dehydrogenase codes for MEQIRVCTHAGPGTEPVIRTVPWPKVGRKGALIKIGACGVCGTDLHILKGHWPKPLPWPFTLGHELGGVIVECGDEFTEDFMSKPLKVGSKVMIPPLMPCGRCYYCIHYPQTANKCLTPVYYGRYLGFDKAPHLWGGWAEYVYVDLDMLPGTKIYKLPDDMSLRLGALSEPLTSCIRAFNRASRAGGFTWGDTVVIQGSGPIGILAVAAAQEMGAGRVICVGAPEEPRLKLARAFGAEATVNIDELKSPQDRIVRVREIVGGFGADLVMDCSGHPTAGPEGIEMLRDGGTYVEMGQFTDAGGIETSWHRICTKDLNVLGSWGFTGNDLPLGVDMLYRTRGKYPWLKMQAIYPFTEEGVAQAVSDALAMKTVKSTIVPWPELVE; via the coding sequence ATGGAGCAAATCCGCGTCTGCACCCATGCGGGGCCGGGTACAGAGCCCGTCATCCGGACCGTGCCGTGGCCGAAGGTCGGCAGGAAGGGCGCGCTGATCAAGATCGGGGCTTGCGGCGTCTGCGGCACCGACCTGCACATCCTCAAAGGCCACTGGCCGAAGCCTTTGCCCTGGCCGTTCACGCTCGGCCACGAGCTCGGCGGCGTCATCGTCGAATGCGGCGATGAATTCACCGAAGACTTCATGAGCAAGCCGCTGAAGGTCGGCTCGAAGGTGATGATCCCGCCGCTGATGCCTTGCGGCCGCTGCTACTACTGCATCCACTATCCGCAGACCGCCAACAAATGCCTGACGCCGGTCTATTACGGCCGCTATCTCGGCTTCGACAAGGCGCCGCATCTGTGGGGCGGCTGGGCCGAATATGTCTATGTCGATCTCGACATGTTGCCGGGTACCAAGATCTACAAGCTGCCCGACGACATGTCGCTGCGGCTGGGCGCGCTGTCCGAGCCGCTGACCTCCTGCATCCGCGCCTTCAACCGCGCGAGCCGCGCCGGAGGCTTCACCTGGGGCGATACGGTGGTGATCCAGGGATCGGGTCCGATCGGCATCCTTGCTGTTGCGGCCGCACAGGAAATGGGGGCTGGGCGCGTCATCTGCGTCGGCGCGCCGGAAGAGCCACGGCTCAAGCTCGCGCGCGCGTTCGGCGCGGAGGCGACGGTGAACATCGATGAGCTGAAGTCGCCGCAGGACCGTATCGTGCGCGTGCGCGAGATCGTAGGCGGTTTCGGCGCCGATCTCGTGATGGACTGCTCGGGCCATCCGACCGCCGGCCCCGAAGGCATCGAGATGCTGCGCGACGGCGGTACCTATGTCGAGATGGGCCAGTTCACCGACGCCGGCGGAATCGAGACCTCATGGCACCGCATCTGCACCAAGGACCTCAACGTGCTCGGCTCCTGGGGCTTTACCGGCAACGATCTACCGCTCGGCGTCGACATGCTCTACCGCACGCGCGGCAAATATCCCTGGCTGAAGATGCAGGCGATCTATCCGTTCACGGAAGAGGGCGTTGCGCAGGCCGTCAGCGACGCGCTGGCGATGAAGACGGTGAAGTCGACGATCGTGCCGTGGCCGGAATTGGTGGAATAG
- a CDS encoding MFS transporter, which produces MNPLPQNPVVASGSFAAMKSVPYRLQFVAYVLAMMADNIEHVISYWVVFQKFHSPALAGFAVLSHWLPFLLFSVAVGGLADRFDPRRIIQCGMVLFIVASSGWGFFFITDSIQMWHAMLLLVIHGCAGVLWQTPNQLLLYDLVGPADLPSAVRLNAMARYLGILVGPAVGGVIMLTLGTSHGIVFNTLFYLPMLIWLLWAPVRDKSVAVRRFAVRGLADIMETIRAIGTQPVLTAMTWLAGLTSFMIGNAYHAQMPGFAGDLGHGDPGVSYSVLLAADAAGALLAGIALESWGRLKGTPRTAIMLAMLWSVALLGFASVRIYPVAIVLLFFAGFFELSFNTMAQALVQLNAPHDIRGRVIGLYNMAGLGMRAFSGITVGLFGAAIGIHWSLGLSAAVLLALLLLLNQRAGKKA; this is translated from the coding sequence TTGAACCCCCTTCCCCAAAATCCCGTGGTCGCGTCCGGCTCGTTCGCGGCCATGAAGTCCGTGCCTTACCGCCTCCAGTTCGTGGCTTACGTGCTGGCGATGATGGCCGACAACATCGAGCATGTGATCAGCTACTGGGTGGTGTTCCAGAAATTCCATTCGCCGGCGCTGGCGGGTTTTGCGGTGCTGTCGCACTGGCTGCCGTTTCTCTTGTTCTCGGTCGCGGTCGGCGGGCTCGCCGACAGGTTCGATCCGCGCCGCATCATCCAGTGCGGCATGGTGCTGTTCATCGTGGCCTCGAGCGGATGGGGCTTTTTCTTCATCACCGACAGCATCCAGATGTGGCACGCGATGCTGCTGCTCGTGATCCACGGCTGCGCCGGCGTGCTGTGGCAGACGCCGAACCAGCTCCTGCTCTACGACCTCGTCGGTCCCGCCGACCTGCCGAGTGCGGTGCGGCTGAACGCGATGGCACGCTATCTCGGCATCCTGGTCGGGCCGGCAGTGGGCGGCGTCATCATGCTGACGCTGGGCACCTCGCACGGCATCGTCTTCAACACGCTGTTCTACCTGCCGATGCTGATCTGGCTGTTGTGGGCGCCGGTGCGGGACAAGAGCGTCGCGGTGCGGCGCTTCGCCGTGCGCGGCCTCGCCGATATCATGGAGACCATCCGCGCCATCGGCACGCAGCCGGTGCTGACAGCGATGACGTGGCTCGCCGGCCTCACCTCCTTCATGATCGGCAACGCCTATCACGCCCAGATGCCGGGCTTTGCCGGCGATCTCGGGCATGGCGATCCCGGCGTGTCCTACAGCGTGCTGCTCGCGGCCGACGCCGCCGGCGCGCTGCTCGCCGGCATCGCGCTGGAATCGTGGGGGCGGCTCAAGGGCACGCCGCGCACCGCGATCATGCTCGCGATGCTCTGGAGCGTGGCGCTGCTCGGCTTCGCATCGGTGCGGATCTACCCGGTCGCGATCGTACTGTTGTTTTTTGCAGGCTTCTTCGAGCTGTCGTTCAACACCATGGCGCAGGCGCTGGTTCAGTTGAATGCGCCGCACGACATCCGCGGCCGCGTCATCGGCCTCTACAACATGGCCGGGCTCGGGATGCGCGCCTTCAGCGGCATCACGGTGGGACTGTTCGGCGCGGCGATCGGCATCCATTGGTCGCTCGGGCTGTCGGCCGCGGTGCTATTGGCGCTGCTGCTTCTGCTGAATCAGCGCGCGGGGAAGAAGGCGTGA
- a CDS encoding MFS transporter gives MRNRWGILAILFVVRLTIAFQFQSVAAVAPLLQQTFGVGLADIGILIGLYFTPGVVLALPGGAIGRTVGDKPTTIAALLLMTAGSLVMAATDVWGWQMAGRLASGAGGVLLTVQLTKMGTDWFAGKEIATAMAIFVNSWPAGVAISLLVLPALGTAYGAGAVFLAGSALTAIGILLIAFYQPPPAASATTAGSARLDPLALLAVIVAGAIWGLYNVGFAMIFSFGPSLLAERGWSIAAAGSAISLVMWLSVVSVPAGGYLADRTKRPLVLAIAASLVVSLLLAWLARTEAVIAALVLIGLIGGLPAGPIMSLAARVLAPETRAIGMGMFYTLFYAAMMLGPAVAGWLAKSVGSAAIALDLGALTVLACPPLTWLFERIVSVRNRRAKS, from the coding sequence TTGCGCAATCGCTGGGGCATTCTTGCGATCCTGTTCGTCGTTCGCCTCACTATCGCATTTCAGTTCCAGAGCGTGGCCGCGGTCGCGCCGCTGCTCCAACAAACGTTCGGCGTTGGCCTCGCCGATATCGGCATCCTGATCGGACTCTATTTCACGCCGGGCGTCGTGCTGGCACTGCCCGGCGGCGCGATCGGCCGGACCGTTGGCGACAAACCGACGACCATCGCGGCGCTGCTGCTGATGACAGCCGGCAGCCTCGTCATGGCCGCAACCGACGTCTGGGGCTGGCAGATGGCGGGCCGGCTCGCCTCCGGCGCCGGCGGCGTGCTGCTCACGGTGCAGCTGACCAAGATGGGCACCGACTGGTTTGCCGGCAAGGAGATCGCCACCGCCATGGCGATTTTCGTCAACTCCTGGCCGGCAGGCGTTGCGATCTCGCTGCTGGTGCTGCCGGCGCTCGGCACCGCCTATGGTGCGGGCGCCGTGTTCCTGGCCGGCAGTGCGCTGACCGCCATCGGCATTCTGCTGATCGCATTCTACCAGCCGCCACCGGCAGCAAGCGCGACGACGGCTGGCTCGGCACGTCTTGATCCCTTGGCGCTGCTGGCGGTGATCGTCGCGGGCGCGATCTGGGGCCTCTATAATGTCGGCTTCGCCATGATCTTCTCGTTCGGACCCTCGCTGCTCGCCGAGCGCGGCTGGAGCATTGCCGCGGCCGGCTCGGCGATCAGTCTCGTGATGTGGCTGTCGGTGGTCTCGGTACCGGCCGGCGGATATCTCGCCGATCGCACCAAACGGCCGCTCGTGTTGGCGATCGCGGCGAGCCTCGTGGTTTCCCTGCTGCTGGCCTGGCTGGCCCGGACCGAGGCGGTGATCGCAGCCCTCGTCCTGATCGGGCTCATCGGCGGCCTTCCGGCCGGCCCGATCATGAGCCTGGCGGCGCGTGTGCTGGCGCCGGAGACCCGCGCGATCGGCATGGGCATGTTCTACACCCTCTTCTATGCCGCGATGATGCTGGGGCCGGCGGTGGCAGGATGGCTCGCCAAATCGGTGGGGAGTGCCGCCATCGCGCTCGATCTCGGCGCGCTGACCGTGTTGGCCTGCCCGCCGCTGACGTGGCTTTTCGAGCGGATTGTTTCTGTTCGTAATCGTCGCGCGAAATCATAA
- a CDS encoding PilZ domain-containing protein: protein MALANKKFLPAAEERRRFQRVKVHLLGRYMLPDRREFPCQVINMSPGGLALLAPGIGNVGDRVVAYLDHIGRVEGKITRIIDNGFAMTVGATPRKRDKLAAQLTWLANRDILNLPEDRRHDRIVPRNPIAVLTLEDGTKMTCRIIDLSLSGAAIAAENRPPLKSTVLLGRVQGRVVRNLEDGFALEFMHSQPIETLEESVTAR from the coding sequence ATGGCGTTGGCGAACAAAAAATTTCTTCCGGCCGCCGAGGAACGTCGGCGTTTCCAGCGGGTGAAAGTGCACCTGCTCGGCCGCTACATGCTGCCGGACCGCCGTGAATTCCCCTGCCAGGTGATCAACATGTCGCCGGGCGGGCTCGCGCTGCTGGCGCCCGGCATTGGCAATGTCGGCGACCGCGTGGTGGCCTATCTCGACCATATCGGCCGCGTCGAGGGCAAGATCACCCGGATCATCGACAACGGCTTCGCCATGACGGTCGGGGCGACACCGCGCAAGCGCGACAAGCTCGCCGCCCAGCTCACCTGGCTCGCCAACCGCGACATTCTCAATCTGCCGGAGGACCGCCGCCACGACCGTATCGTGCCGCGCAACCCGATCGCGGTGCTGACCCTGGAAGACGGCACCAAGATGACCTGCCGCATCATCGACCTCTCGCTGTCCGGCGCGGCGATTGCCGCGGAGAACCGCCCGCCGCTGAAATCGACGGTTTTGCTCGGCCGGGTCCAGGGCCGCGTTGTCCGAAACCTCGAAGACGGCTTCGCGCTCGAGTTCATGCACTCGCAGCCGATCGAGACTCTCGAAGAGAGCGTTACCGCGCGGTAA
- a CDS encoding transglutaminase-like cysteine peptidase — translation MFDFRGQGKGLALAAMLFGIGATAQAGESRLLYASLGDTTRAPIGWVEFCSENAAQCQGGPTQPRDIVMSQAAWRDLTKVNRWVNETVKPLTDQEHWGVIEKWSLPSDGYGDCEDYVLLKRKMLIDAGWPREALLITVVRDKKGEGHAVLTVKTDKGEFVLDNQNENVVAWTETGYRFVKRQSQGDPNVWVSLGDTRPAVSTASAKDQ, via the coding sequence ATGTTCGATTTCAGGGGACAGGGGAAAGGGCTGGCGCTGGCCGCCATGCTCTTCGGGATCGGCGCGACAGCGCAAGCCGGCGAGAGCCGCTTGCTCTACGCGAGCCTCGGCGACACCACCCGTGCGCCGATCGGCTGGGTCGAGTTTTGTTCTGAGAATGCCGCTCAGTGCCAGGGCGGGCCGACGCAGCCGCGCGACATCGTGATGTCGCAGGCCGCATGGCGCGACCTGACCAAGGTCAATCGCTGGGTCAACGAGACCGTGAAGCCTTTGACCGATCAGGAGCACTGGGGCGTGATCGAGAAGTGGTCGCTACCATCAGACGGCTACGGCGACTGTGAAGACTACGTGCTGTTGAAGCGCAAGATGCTGATCGATGCCGGGTGGCCGCGCGAGGCCTTGCTCATCACCGTCGTGCGCGACAAGAAGGGCGAAGGACACGCGGTGCTGACGGTGAAGACCGACAAGGGCGAGTTCGTTCTCGACAATCAGAACGAGAACGTCGTGGCCTGGACGGAGACCGGCTATCGCTTCGTCAAGCGCCAGTCACAGGGCGATCCCAATGTCTGGGTCTCGCTCGGCGATACCAGGCCGGCGGTCTCCACCGCCAGCGCCAAGGACCAGTAG
- a CDS encoding tripartite tricarboxylate transporter substrate binding protein yields MIVAVGLNLIISCDTKKSATAPRNTCNAPKRWASLAPSITKPATSIEYATIPVATVVGADEESRLRTCRVARRKACCAKRSFCWLEQPYETVFVFLDALSCPCDTCLRWLAAGRPMTQGKGETKVGTCARILGAAIACLTLATAETAWAEAWPTRAIKIVVSTPPGGITDAFARAYGDYISQKLGQPVIVENKTGASGALAAQSVKDSPADGYTLMYTISSTLIGNRLLLKSLAYDPDKDFSIVALTPSGHLPLVAHTATGAKTLEEFVAYARRNKVTAGSYGIGSFAHIAVAELNRQFGLDISIVHYRGEAPMWQDFAAGVIQAAVGSYQAALPVLDTGVGRAIAVPTSVRMKKLPETKTFVEQGVTGKVFQLTSFTTLVAPAATPTDRIETLAKLMVEGGKTERVQKLLEAFGVDSPAMDRASSVALYEKEAPIWLESIKTLGLEPQ; encoded by the coding sequence ATGATCGTCGCCGTCGGGCTGAACCTCATCATCAGTTGCGACACGAAGAAGAGCGCGACCGCGCCGCGGAACACCTGCAACGCCCCGAAGCGCTGGGCGAGCTTGGCGCCGAGTATCACAAAGCCCGCGACCAGCATCGAGTACGCCACGATTCCCGTCGCGACCGTGGTCGGCGCCGATGAAGAAAGCCGCCTCCGCACTTGCCGAGTCGCTCGTCGCAAAGCTTGCTGCGCCAAGCGCTCCTTCTGCTGGCTAGAACAGCCATATGAAACGGTATTTGTGTTTCTTGACGCCCTCTCTTGCCCGTGTGACACCTGTTTGCGGTGGCTGGCTGCCGGTCGCCCAATGACGCAGGGAAAAGGGGAAACCAAAGTGGGGACATGCGCCAGAATCCTGGGTGCCGCAATTGCATGCCTGACGCTGGCCACTGCTGAAACGGCATGGGCAGAAGCCTGGCCGACCCGGGCAATCAAGATCGTCGTCTCCACTCCGCCAGGTGGCATCACCGACGCGTTCGCCCGTGCCTATGGCGATTACATCTCGCAGAAACTCGGCCAGCCGGTCATTGTCGAGAACAAAACCGGGGCCAGCGGCGCGCTGGCGGCGCAATCGGTGAAGGATTCACCGGCGGATGGCTACACGCTGATGTACACCATTTCGTCCACCCTGATCGGCAACCGGCTGCTGCTGAAATCGCTGGCCTACGACCCGGACAAGGATTTCTCAATCGTCGCGTTGACGCCTTCGGGACATCTGCCGTTGGTCGCCCATACGGCCACCGGTGCAAAGACGCTGGAAGAGTTCGTCGCCTATGCGCGTCGCAACAAAGTCACGGCCGGCTCGTACGGCATCGGCTCGTTCGCGCACATTGCCGTTGCCGAGCTCAACCGGCAATTCGGCCTCGACATTTCCATCGTGCATTACCGCGGCGAAGCGCCGATGTGGCAGGATTTTGCAGCCGGGGTCATCCAGGCGGCGGTCGGCAGCTATCAGGCCGCGCTTCCGGTGCTCGACACCGGCGTCGGCCGCGCGATCGCCGTGCCGACATCGGTGCGCATGAAGAAGCTGCCCGAAACCAAAACGTTCGTCGAGCAAGGGGTCACCGGCAAGGTCTTCCAGCTCACCAGCTTCACCACGCTGGTGGCGCCCGCTGCGACACCAACAGACCGGATCGAAACGCTCGCCAAGCTGATGGTCGAAGGCGGCAAGACGGAGCGTGTGCAGAAGCTGCTCGAAGCCTTCGGGGTCGACTCGCCGGCAATGGATCGCGCATCCTCGGTTGCGCTCTACGAAAAGGAAGCGCCGATCTGGCTCGAGTCGATCAAGACACTCGGATTGGAGCCGCAATAG
- a CDS encoding GntR family transcriptional regulator: MAAKSRPKSETPDVSDRVSRIREGVTAAILEHRLLPGIKLGEDEIGEIYGASRTLVRTALQQLAHEGIVSIEKNRGAFVARPTPADAREVFEARRLIEPTIVDHACDAVSPAWLDRLGRHLAEEREAELRGDARASVRLSGEFHRLVAEMSGHSIYLGFLKELIARSSLIILLYRRHDTPACGTDHHAGIVTAIRRRDKAAARAQMLSHLREIEAELFLKDPAADELRLADVLGV, encoded by the coding sequence ATGGCTGCCAAGTCCCGACCGAAATCCGAGACGCCAGACGTGAGCGATCGCGTCAGCCGGATCCGGGAGGGCGTGACCGCCGCGATCCTCGAGCATCGCTTGCTGCCGGGCATAAAACTTGGCGAGGACGAGATCGGCGAGATCTACGGCGCGAGCCGCACCCTGGTGCGTACCGCGCTCCAGCAACTGGCGCACGAGGGGATCGTCAGCATCGAGAAAAACCGCGGTGCCTTCGTGGCGCGCCCCACACCCGCCGACGCGCGCGAAGTGTTCGAGGCGCGGCGCCTGATCGAGCCCACCATCGTCGATCACGCCTGCGACGCGGTCTCGCCGGCCTGGCTCGACCGCCTCGGTCGACATCTCGCTGAAGAGCGCGAGGCGGAATTGCGCGGCGACGCCCGCGCCTCGGTCCGGCTCTCTGGGGAGTTTCACCGCCTCGTCGCCGAGATGTCCGGCCACAGCATCTATCTCGGCTTCCTCAAGGAGCTGATCGCGCGCTCATCGCTCATCATCCTGCTCTACCGCCGTCACGACACGCCGGCCTGCGGCACCGATCATCATGCCGGGATCGTCACCGCGATCCGCAGGCGCGACAAGGCGGCTGCGCGCGCACAGATGCTGTCGCATCTGAGGGAGATTGAGGCCGAGCTGTTCCTGAAGGACCCAGCCGCCGACGAGTTGCGGCTCGCCGACGTGCTCGGCGTGTGA